CCTAGGAAACGAATACAATAACAAAACAGACCAATTTACTTTAGTTTCTAAAACGCTTAGTACAGAAGACTATACCATGACCTCCAGTACTACGAGTACCTTAAAACAATTAGAAACAACTCTGAGCGCTACTGGAGAAGAAAAATTACAAGACTATGTTTCGGCAGATTTTAGTAACAATTACCTCAACCAAATTCCTGAAATTGTTTGGAAGATGAAAAATCTAAAACGGATAGACTTAACCTACAATAACATTACCGAAATAGATCTCACGCAACTCTCAAAAATGAATAGTTTAACTATGATTATTTTGAGTAATAACCCTATTTCTACTGCTAAAACTGAAACCTTAAAAGAAAACACCAACCTAGAAATCATACACTAAGAACCACAACCCAAATTGATTTACACATGCTTAAAAAAACCCTACTAATTTCATGCCTTGCCTTAGCATTTTCATGCAATGAACAACCACAAAAACAAAACACTCCCCTAAAATCTGTACAGGAAGAACTAAACAAAAAAGATAAGGCACTAAAAAAACTAGCCACACTTGAAATTCCTGAACCCCAAAACAATTTTACCTACAGAAGCGAAGCTTCTCCAGAAATCAAAGCTATTATAGAAACCTACGAAAAAATAGATTATTCTTTTTGGGAAGAGCATCCTGGTTTTAAACTCAACGTAACGAATGGTAATGAGCATTTAACCGTCTATAATTCTGCTGAAAGCATCCCGATAATGATTGCAGTAGAAAAAGAAGATGAAACTACAAAAAACCATTTTGAAATATACATGAGTGAAACTATGGAAACCATACTGGTCATAGAAAAAGAATCTCCTAAAGATGAAACCTTACCTACTATAGAAAATCACTTCTATTTCAAAAATAATAAACTGATAAAAAAAGTCTCTAATCAAGACTATGCTGCTAAAATTTCTGCAAGTGCCTTAGAAAAAGAAGAAAAGAGAATTAAAATTGCCTGTACGCGTCATGTAGATAAAGCTCTAATAGAACTCATGAATAGCTAAAGCTAATAAGGCAGGAAAACGACTAGAATACACCGGGAATTTAGGTGAAACTATTTTTCGGGTAGTTGATCATATCTCGAACTTTTTTCTATTTTTATAGCACAAACAGCTTTTAAGTAGGTGAATTTATCATTAATACAGCGTAGTTACGCACTTAAAACCTTGAAAGAATACTATGGAATTTGATGCTGAAA
This genomic stretch from Cellulophaga algicola DSM 14237 harbors:
- a CDS encoding leucine-rich repeat domain-containing protein, whose translation is MEPKTVILLLALIALLAGIYTIYASIKNKHKKYAHRQLKHRIIQNVLGVAGARIFYGFLGIGLIIFGGFILFHFYVKPNLGNEYNNKTDQFTLVSKTLSTEDYTMTSSTTSTLKQLETTLSATGEEKLQDYVSADFSNNYLNQIPEIVWKMKNLKRIDLTYNNITEIDLTQLSKMNSLTMIILSNNPISTAKTETLKENTNLEIIH